One genomic segment of Helianthus annuus cultivar XRQ/B chromosome 14, HanXRQr2.0-SUNRISE, whole genome shotgun sequence includes these proteins:
- the LOC110906512 gene encoding glutathione S-transferase T3-like: MAWIKSSTNPIIGNNQTGVGFWKAITGKFNPIMEQGPMRDVDSVSGKWCKTSKIINCFSCIYNLYYTNPPSGSNEYDILNLALAKWDEKNKTLFQHIRAWKVLKKENKWKPIPNEVATTKRSKTSESGSYSVGGSTARCHIDINDEPKFDKEEFAVHESERPPGRDKAKKEATGKRKAGGSN, translated from the exons ATGGCGTGGATTAAGTCCTCAACTAACCCGATTATCG ggAACAACCAAACGGGTGTTGGTTTTTGGAAGGCGATAACGGGGAAATTTAACCCGATTATGGAGCAAGGCCCGATGCGCGATGTCGATTCCGTCTCTGGCAAGTGGTGTAAAACGAGCAAGATCATCAACTGCTTTAGCTGTATTTATAACCTTTATTACACTAATCCTCCTAGTGGAAGTAACGAGTATGACATTCTCAACCTTGCTTTGGCTAAATGGGATGAGAAGAATAAAACTCTTTTCCAACACATCCGAGCATGGAAAGTTttaaagaaagaaaacaaatggaAGCCCATTCCAAACGAGGTCGCGACCACCAAACGGAGTAAAACTTCCGAGTCCGGAAGTTATAGTGTGGGAGGCTCCACCGCTCGTTGTCACATAGACATAAACGACGAACCGAAATTTGACAAGGAGGAGTTTGCCGTTCACGAGTCGGAACGTCCCCCTGGAAGGGACAAAGCAAAAAAAGAGGCAACCGGAAAGAGAAAAGCGGGCGGCTCGAACTAA